One genomic segment of Ignavibacteriota bacterium includes these proteins:
- a CDS encoding UDP-N-acetylmuramoyl-tripeptide--D-alanyl-D-alanine ligase: protein MKITLEDIFNLSSSVIYNPDLYKSVSSVSTDTRTIKKNSLFVAIKGKNFDGHNYINEAINKGASAIVVNRKKIALLDNVDLPIISVKNTVMAYGELANIWRNKFSRKVISITGSNGKTTTKEMVSHLLSSKYKIHKTILNNNNNIGVPLTILSTPKNVDFIVLEHGTNHFGEIEYTAKIAQPDFALITNIGSSHLEYLKSVEKVFEEKVKLFDFVKEDGNIFLNADDKILRNQIKIRKNALTFGSNKNVDVNYNILGITNDSKYKIKIEGFNKSLTLTIPLLGKANVQNLITAITVCLKLGLSKNDIINSIKTLQPVKGRLFEFDYKNFTIIDDTYNANPESVKNAVEVLSNFTKRKNKILVLGDMFELGEDAKQIHTNLAENIKHAKINLLISIGKNTKYLNDSIKLGNLSRFHFDNRKKMNSFLETLNYGDSVILVKGSRGMHMEEFVETIKRKNA, encoded by the coding sequence ATGAAAATAACTTTAGAAGACATATTTAATCTTTCATCATCAGTAATCTACAATCCGGATTTATATAAATCGGTTTCTTCTGTTTCGACTGATACAAGAACAATTAAAAAGAATTCTTTATTTGTTGCAATTAAAGGTAAAAATTTTGATGGTCATAATTACATTAATGAAGCAATAAACAAAGGTGCTTCAGCAATTGTTGTAAATAGAAAAAAAATTGCGTTATTAGATAATGTTGATTTGCCGATTATTTCCGTAAAAAATACTGTTATGGCTTACGGTGAATTAGCAAATATCTGGCGAAATAAATTTTCCAGAAAAGTTATTTCTATTACCGGAAGTAACGGAAAAACTACAACAAAAGAAATGGTTTCTCATTTACTTTCATCAAAATATAAAATTCATAAAACAATTTTAAATAATAATAATAATATTGGAGTTCCATTAACAATTTTATCGACACCAAAAAATGTTGATTTTATTGTGCTTGAGCATGGTACAAATCATTTTGGTGAAATTGAATACACGGCAAAAATTGCACAACCGGATTTTGCACTAATAACAAATATCGGTTCTTCACATTTAGAATATTTGAAATCCGTAGAAAAAGTTTTTGAAGAAAAAGTAAAGTTGTTTGATTTTGTCAAGGAAGATGGAAATATTTTTTTAAATGCTGATGATAAAATATTGAGGAATCAAATTAAAATTCGCAAGAATGCTTTAACCTTTGGTTCTAATAAAAATGTTGATGTAAATTATAATATTCTTGGAATTACTAACGATTCAAAATATAAAATAAAGATAGAAGGATTTAACAAAAGTTTAACATTAACAATTCCGTTACTTGGCAAAGCAAATGTTCAGAACCTTATAACAGCAATAACAGTATGCTTAAAATTAGGTTTAAGTAAAAATGATATTATTAATTCTATAAAAACATTACAACCGGTAAAAGGGAGATTGTTCGAGTTTGATTACAAAAATTTTACAATAATTGATGACACATATAATGCAAATCCGGAAAGTGTAAAAAATGCAGTTGAAGTTTTATCAAACTTTACAAAAAGAAAAAATAAAATTCTTGTACTTGGAGATATGTTTGAATTAGGTGAAGATGCAAAACAAATTCATACAAATCTTGCAGAAAATATTAAACATGCGAAAATTAACTTACTTATTTCAATCGGTAAAAATACCAAATACTTAAATGACTCAATAAAATTAGGCAATTTATCACGTTTTCATTTTGATAATAGAAAAAAAATGAATTCTTTTCTTGAAACTTTAAACTATGGTGATTCGGTTATTTTGGTTAAAGGTTCAAGAGGAATGCACATGGAAGAATTTGTAGAAACTATTAAAAGGAAAAATGCATAA
- a CDS encoding phospho-N-acetylmuramoyl-pentapeptide-transferase: MLYHLFNYLNELYAPPGFGIFKFLSFRSALAAITGLFLAFYVGPKIITYLRRKQIGETIRELGPQTHKLKAGTPTMGGVIIIFSVVVPVLLWADINSSYIILVLIGTLWLGIVGFVDDYLKVVMKKSKGLIARYKLLGQVIIGLVVGCAIYFLPEFSEYNTQTTLPFMKNLNFDFSLFYIPMVIFIITATSNAVNLTDGLDGLAIGSMVIVMLAVAILSYVSGNRIYADYLNVIYLPGSGELTVFIAAFIGAGLGFLWFNFYPAQVFMGDTGSLALGGAFGIIAILIKKELLIPLLGGVFFLETISVIIQRLYFKYTKKKTGEGKRVFRMAPIHHHYELMGWAEPKIVIRFYIITIILAIVSLASFKIR, encoded by the coding sequence ATGCTATATCATCTTTTTAATTACTTAAATGAGCTTTATGCACCGCCTGGATTTGGAATATTTAAATTTTTGTCGTTTAGATCGGCGCTTGCCGCAATAACTGGGTTGTTTTTAGCATTCTATGTTGGACCAAAGATTATTACTTACTTAAGAAGAAAGCAAATTGGTGAAACTATAAGAGAATTAGGTCCGCAAACACATAAGCTTAAGGCTGGAACACCAACAATGGGCGGAGTAATAATAATATTTTCAGTAGTTGTACCAGTTTTACTTTGGGCTGATATAAATAGTTCATACATTATTCTTGTTTTAATTGGAACATTATGGCTGGGGATAGTTGGATTTGTAGATGATTACCTAAAAGTTGTAATGAAAAAATCAAAAGGATTAATTGCAAGATATAAACTATTAGGTCAAGTAATAATAGGGCTTGTAGTTGGATGTGCAATTTATTTTTTACCAGAGTTTAGTGAATATAATACTCAAACAACTTTGCCATTTATGAAAAATCTAAATTTCGATTTTTCATTGTTTTATATCCCTATGGTAATTTTTATTATTACTGCGACATCAAATGCCGTAAACTTAACAGATGGTTTAGACGGATTAGCAATCGGATCAATGGTAATAGTAATGCTTGCAGTTGCTATACTTAGTTACGTTTCTGGAAACAGAATTTATGCAGATTATTTAAATGTAATATACTTGCCAGGTTCCGGTGAACTTACAGTTTTTATTGCAGCCTTTATTGGTGCTGGTTTGGGATTTCTCTGGTTTAATTTTTATCCAGCGCAAGTATTCATGGGCGATACAGGCTCTTTGGCTTTGGGTGGAGCTTTTGGAATTATAGCTATCTTAATAAAAAAAGAATTACTAATTCCCTTACTGGGCGGTGTATTTTTTCTTGAAACAATATCTGTAATAATTCAAAGACTTTATTTTAAGTACACAAAAAAGAAAACCGGAGAAGGTAAAAGAGTTTTTAGAATGGCTCCAATACATCACCACTACGAGCTTATGGGATGGGCAGAACCAAAGATTGTAATTAGATTTTATATCATAACAATAATTTTAGCAATTGTAAGTTTAGCATCATTCAAAATACGTTAA